In the genome of Opitutia bacterium KCR 482, one region contains:
- a CDS encoding endo-1,4-beta-xylanase, protein MRIKYMMAGALAALTAFTSLASDVKIPKNAAEDTGNIMTQKYWDIWNPELQKRIDADIEANRKADAVVNVGQVKDGTQVVVEQISHDFIFGAHIFNFDQLGDPALDAKYKALYGTLFNSATVSFYWYTFEMQQGRPRFNSEYWDGQKFWAETKSPKTEPHWRRPAPENVIKFCKQMGIRIHGHPLIWDNRSWHMPAWLIKSCLTDPKEREAFEKEMLKAYPVYGNKSLSEQYTEAFKNTTPQQLSEKFPVFAENLNRAFEKHIREIAEYYGDTVDSWDVVNESAMAYSKGRFDEAKGATLMKTFGAWGGLMPSDFTYKSFQTAQKSFPEKVKLNINDFHLMPPYRKQIKELISRGCKIDIVGAQMHLFNPKTSREVSEGKIPAGINPKDVYAAMKTIDVGRPIHLSEITITAVDTTERGRMIQAIITRNIYRLWFSIKPLMGITWWNVVDDCGAPGEPSLSGLFTRGMNPKPAFYALDELINREWRTNLSASPDADGNVKFRGFKGKYRLSWFDKDGKEQFKIVNVK, encoded by the coding sequence ATGAGGATAAAATATATGATGGCGGGCGCGCTCGCAGCATTAACCGCATTTACTTCGCTCGCAAGCGACGTAAAAATCCCAAAGAACGCCGCTGAGGATACAGGCAACATCATGACCCAAAAGTATTGGGACATTTGGAACCCCGAACTTCAAAAGCGAATCGACGCAGACATCGAGGCGAACCGCAAGGCGGACGCCGTCGTAAACGTCGGGCAAGTCAAGGACGGCACGCAGGTTGTCGTAGAGCAGATTTCGCATGACTTCATTTTCGGCGCGCACATCTTCAACTTCGACCAGCTCGGCGACCCCGCCCTCGACGCAAAGTACAAGGCTCTCTACGGCACGCTCTTCAATTCCGCAACGGTCTCATTCTACTGGTATACTTTCGAAATGCAGCAGGGACGCCCGCGCTTCAACTCCGAATACTGGGACGGACAGAAATTCTGGGCTGAAACGAAATCGCCCAAAACCGAGCCGCACTGGCGTCGCCCCGCTCCCGAAAACGTCATCAAATTCTGCAAGCAAATGGGAATCCGCATACACGGGCACCCGCTCATTTGGGACAACCGCTCGTGGCACATGCCTGCTTGGCTCATCAAAAGCTGCCTGACAGACCCGAAGGAGCGCGAAGCATTCGAAAAGGAAATGCTCAAAGCCTACCCCGTCTACGGCAACAAGAGCCTTTCGGAACAGTACACGGAGGCGTTCAAAAATACGACGCCCCAACAGCTCTCAGAAAAATTCCCCGTCTTCGCCGAAAACCTCAACCGCGCGTTCGAAAAGCACATCAGGGAAATCGCCGAATACTACGGAGACACGGTCGACAGCTGGGACGTCGTAAACGAATCGGCAATGGCGTACTCGAAAGGGCGTTTCGACGAGGCGAAAGGCGCAACGCTCATGAAGACGTTCGGCGCGTGGGGCGGCCTTATGCCCTCCGACTTCACCTACAAGTCTTTCCAGACGGCGCAAAAAAGCTTCCCTGAAAAGGTAAAGCTCAACATAAACGACTTTCATCTCATGCCGCCCTACCGCAAGCAGATAAAGGAGCTTATCTCGCGCGGCTGCAAAATCGACATCGTGGGAGCGCAAATGCACCTTTTCAACCCCAAGACGAGTCGGGAAGTCTCCGAAGGCAAGATTCCCGCGGGAATCAACCCCAAGGACGTCTACGCCGCAATGAAGACAATCGACGTCGGCAGGCCAATCCACCTGAGCGAAATCACGATTACCGCCGTAGACACAACCGAACGCGGGCGCATGATTCAGGCTATCATCACGCGCAACATCTACCGCCTGTGGTTCAGCATAAAGCCGCTTATGGGCATCACATGGTGGAATGTCGTAGACGACTGCGGTGCGCCCGGCGAACCCTCGCTTTCGGGGCTGTTCACGCGCGGCATGAACCCCAAGCCCGCGTTCTACGCGCTCGACGAGCTCATAAACCGCGAATGGCGCACAAACCTCTCAGCCTCTCCCGACGCCGACGGCAACGTAAAATTCCGCGGCTTCAAGGGCAAGTACAGGCTCTCGTGGTTCGACAAGGACGGCAAGGAGCAGTTCAAAATCGTAAACGTGAAATAA
- a CDS encoding alpha/beta hydrolase, which yields MQKKYFTPLIDTSVPKSETAKFVKKFTQRRTEILRNAIADAIGGKPKFLRCARAMPAEPFTPDLNIEIRKTEIPTSCGKLSAFVYAPKNCRKCAVYFHGGGWTLGRAQSKFCNDFAAGANCAVVSVDYPLAPERRFPEQPRACFEAFEYVRENAKKLGISSGKFALAGDSSGGNIALAVSIKLIEKSQKQADGLILYYPVASVFEPQNCESWRKYGSGFALDAELMESFTLAYLPKPEQRLSQYASPLLYDRTAELPPTLLVSSGCDILRDQCRELAKKLSKARHVEIANAAHMYISECHGRAYAAALRETFGFVARL from the coding sequence ATGCAAAAAAAATATTTTACGCCACTCATCGACACTTCCGTTCCGAAGTCGGAAACCGCGAAATTCGTAAAAAAATTTACGCAACGCCGAACGGAAATCCTCCGCAACGCGATAGCCGACGCAATCGGCGGAAAGCCAAAATTTCTGCGCTGCGCACGCGCAATGCCCGCCGAACCGTTCACGCCCGACCTGAACATAGAAATACGCAAAACGGAAATCCCCACAAGTTGCGGCAAGCTTTCGGCATTCGTCTACGCGCCGAAAAACTGCCGCAAATGCGCGGTGTATTTCCACGGCGGCGGCTGGACGCTCGGACGGGCGCAGTCGAAATTCTGCAACGATTTCGCCGCGGGAGCGAACTGCGCCGTGGTGTCGGTAGACTACCCGCTCGCGCCAGAACGCCGATTCCCCGAACAGCCCCGCGCATGCTTCGAGGCGTTCGAATACGTCCGCGAAAACGCGAAAAAGCTGGGGATTTCGAGCGGAAAATTCGCGCTTGCGGGCGACAGCTCCGGCGGAAATATTGCGCTTGCAGTCTCAATAAAACTCATCGAAAAATCGCAAAAACAAGCCGACGGACTCATTTTATACTACCCCGTGGCAAGCGTGTTTGAGCCGCAAAACTGCGAGTCTTGGCGGAAATACGGAAGCGGATTCGCGCTCGACGCCGAGTTGATGGAATCGTTCACGCTCGCGTACCTGCCGAAGCCCGAACAGCGGCTCTCTCAATACGCGTCGCCGCTGCTCTACGACAGGACTGCGGAGCTTCCGCCGACGCTTCTGGTTTCGTCGGGCTGCGACATTCTGCGCGACCAGTGCCGAGAGCTTGCAAAGAAGCTTTCGAAAGCGCGGCATGTCGAAATTGCGAACGCCGCGCATATGTACATATCGGAATGCCACGGCAGGGCATACGCGGCGGCGCTGCGCGAAACATTCGGATTCGTCGCGCGATTGTAG
- a CDS encoding DNA polymerase III subunit delta, which yields MASKAVYFITADDDFIAANRAREIFDELSADVLDEMSLEIIDGAAGKTDEAVSACEKTIAAAATPSMFGGRKVVWLKGVNFISDGVAGRSEGTKAALAKLAEFLEKLAPDVASVVVSAFPVDRRKPFFKKLQSFAECEDFQSKDPVSACAETISRHCRVNKIAIDGGAAETLAAIVAGNPRMAVSEIEKLATYAGGERPISERDVIEMVPIFGEGGSFDISNAFYSGDLAAALAALKRYFFANKKASARPIITSLQRQNSLLIQLRSLMDGGVLAKSAYPQPRGAVEAAAGRFAEAFGDADEKSSYNIFSQNAWYAGNKLAPMAGATSLKRLIDCQMNLAKAFEDLINRPNSDEQVMRDLFVLCMSK from the coding sequence ATGGCATCAAAAGCGGTATACTTCATTACGGCAGACGACGATTTTATCGCCGCCAACCGCGCGCGCGAAATCTTCGACGAACTCTCCGCCGACGTTCTTGACGAAATGTCCCTCGAAATCATTGACGGCGCGGCGGGAAAGACCGACGAAGCCGTTTCCGCGTGCGAAAAAACCATTGCCGCCGCCGCGACTCCCTCGATGTTCGGCGGCAGGAAAGTTGTGTGGCTCAAAGGCGTGAACTTCATTTCCGACGGCGTGGCGGGGCGCTCCGAGGGCACGAAAGCCGCGCTCGCAAAACTTGCCGAATTTCTGGAAAAGCTCGCGCCCGACGTCGCGTCGGTTGTGGTAAGCGCGTTTCCGGTGGACAGGCGCAAGCCGTTTTTCAAAAAGTTGCAGTCGTTTGCAGAGTGCGAGGATTTCCAGAGCAAAGATCCCGTTTCGGCGTGCGCCGAAACGATTTCGCGCCACTGCCGCGTAAACAAAATCGCAATCGACGGCGGCGCGGCGGAAACGCTTGCGGCGATTGTCGCGGGGAATCCGCGCATGGCGGTTTCGGAAATCGAAAAGCTCGCGACCTACGCCGGCGGCGAACGCCCGATTTCCGAGCGCGACGTTATCGAAATGGTGCCGATTTTCGGCGAGGGCGGCTCTTTCGACATCTCAAACGCATTCTATTCGGGCGACTTGGCGGCGGCTCTCGCTGCGCTCAAACGCTATTTCTTCGCCAACAAAAAGGCGTCGGCGCGTCCGATAATCACTTCGTTGCAGAGGCAGAATTCGCTTCTGATTCAGCTGAGGTCGCTCATGGACGGCGGTGTTTTGGCGAAGTCGGCGTATCCGCAGCCGAGGGGCGCGGTCGAGGCGGCGGCGGGGCGTTTTGCCGAGGCTTTCGGCGACGCCGACGAAAAATCGAGCTACAACATTTTTTCGCAGAACGCGTGGTATGCGGGCAACAAGCTTGCGCCGATGGCGGGGGCGACTTCGCTCAAAAGGCTTATCGACTGCCAAATGAACCTCGCAAAGGCGTTCGAAGACCTCATCAACAGACCAAACTCCGACGAGCAGGTTATGCGCGATTTGTTCGTGCTGTGCATGTCCAAATAG
- a CDS encoding endo-1,4-beta-xylanase yields MAKRIIITTALAALTAFTSLASDVKIPKNASEDTGNIMTQKYWDIWNPELQKQIDADIEANRKADAVVNVGQVKDGTQVVVEQISHDFIFGAHIFNFDQLGDPALDAKYKALYGTLFNSATVSFYWYTFEMQQGRPRFNSEYWDGQKFWAETKSPKTEPHWRRPAPENVIKFCKQMGIRIHGHPLIWDIRFFHIPTWLLDSCLTDPQEREVFMRDIITKLPEFGVRPKPEQYTENYKKLTGKDLSKMFPVLAQNLKKAFEKRIIELAEYYGDTVDSWDVVNEAAEAYSKGGFKDGDKLMKSRFGVIMPADFVFDAFQTAQKHFPKKVKLNINDYIMSKDYRNMIEEMISRGCKIDIVGSQMHIFNPKASLNIAAGNIPEKIRPDGVRKIMETIDVGRPIHLSEITITAAGDDERGRMIQAIITRNIYRLWFSIKPMMGITWWNVVDGCGMPGEPSLSGLFTRGMNPKPAFYALDELINHEWRTNLSASPDADGNVKFRGFKGKYRLSWFDKDGKEQFKIVNVK; encoded by the coding sequence ATGGCAAAAAGAATAATCATTACAACCGCGCTCGCAGCATTAACCGCATTTACTTCGCTCGCAAGCGACGTAAAAATCCCAAAGAACGCCTCGGAGGATACAGGCAACATCATGACCCAAAAGTATTGGGACATTTGGAACCCCGAACTTCAAAAGCAAATCGACGCCGACATCGAGGCGAACCGCAAGGCGGACGCCGTCGTAAACGTCGGGCAAGTCAAGGACGGCACGCAGGTTGTCGTAGAGCAGATTTCGCATGACTTCATTTTCGGCGCGCACATCTTCAACTTCGACCAGCTCGGCGACCCCGCCCTCGACGCAAAGTACAAGGCTCTCTACGGCACGCTCTTCAATTCCGCAACGGTCTCATTCTACTGGTATACTTTCGAAATGCAGCAGGGACGCCCGCGCTTCAACTCCGAATACTGGGACGGACAGAAATTCTGGGCTGAAACGAAATCGCCCAAAACCGAGCCGCACTGGCGTCGCCCCGCTCCCGAAAACGTCATCAAATTCTGCAAGCAAATGGGAATCCGCATACACGGGCACCCGCTCATTTGGGACATCAGGTTTTTCCACATTCCCACTTGGCTGCTCGACTCCTGCCTGACGGACCCGCAGGAGCGCGAGGTTTTCATGCGCGACATTATCACAAAACTGCCCGAATTCGGCGTGCGCCCGAAGCCCGAACAGTACACGGAAAACTACAAAAAACTCACGGGCAAAGACCTCTCCAAGATGTTCCCCGTGCTCGCGCAAAACCTCAAAAAGGCGTTCGAAAAACGCATAATAGAGCTTGCCGAATACTACGGAGACACGGTCGACAGCTGGGACGTCGTAAACGAGGCCGCCGAAGCCTACTCCAAGGGCGGCTTCAAAGACGGCGACAAGCTGATGAAATCGCGCTTCGGGGTAATCATGCCCGCCGACTTCGTGTTCGACGCGTTCCAAACGGCGCAAAAACACTTCCCAAAAAAAGTGAAACTTAATATCAACGACTACATAATGTCGAAAGACTACCGCAATATGATTGAGGAAATGATTTCTCGCGGCTGCAAAATCGACATCGTAGGCTCGCAAATGCACATCTTCAACCCCAAGGCGAGCCTCAATATCGCCGCAGGCAACATTCCCGAAAAAATCAGACCCGACGGCGTAAGGAAAATCATGGAAACAATCGACGTCGGCAGACCCATTCATTTGAGCGAAATCACAATCACCGCCGCCGGCGACGACGAGCGCGGGCGCATGATTCAGGCAATCATCACGCGCAACATCTACCGCCTGTGGTTCAGCATAAAGCCGATGATGGGCATCACTTGGTGGAACGTTGTTGACGGCTGCGGAATGCCCGGCGAACCCTCGCTCTCGGGGCTGTTCACGCGCGGCATGAACCCCAAGCCCGCGTTCTACGCGCTCGACGAGCTCATAAACCACGAATGGCGCACAAACCTCTCAGCCTCTCCCGACGCCGACGGCAACGTAAAATTCCGCGGCTTCAAGGGCAAGTACAGGCTCTCGTGGTTCGACAAGGACGGCAAGGAGCAGTTCAAAATCGTAAACGTGAAATAA
- a CDS encoding family 78 glycoside hydrolase catalytic domain produces MIKNAILLAAAAATLAAPLFAVENKFTPIKETPAIWSNIPESLKSAKWLWDKYPAAFAEIVNTYCVGRKTFDLDAVPKKAPLFITADQSYRLFINGKFVCSGPARGYQHSWPFDEIDVAKYLKKGKNIIAVRAYNAGRSTFGYITQGRAGFIFALELGNGKNILSDGKVKVRRQSGCDRNTAQFTIQLNNQEHIDLRVENPDWINADFDDSGWNTPQCFHYNIMPYYSMESRMIPMLEEFEIFPTALVSRGEGKSGSNAERVFDVAKLIGEENVPHVMKTENVKSVEAKPSKDAVQSFVFDMGRMQVGMPILKVEGAKGGEIVDILTTEILKNGTGLSTGGSSPAYGNRLVCRAGDQTHQFYNIMGVRYMTIRVRNNPDSTLKITPSLMWSAYPLGDRGKFETSNALVNEIWKTCKHTQKICSLDAYVDTPYREQAQWWGDARVQSWNTFFISGDARLMRRGIRSISMQKAPNGLTYGHAPTMAHSCILPDFALTWILTVYDHYWQTGNPEAYLSHKDTVASILSYFDGITNPKTGLAEFDPRYWLFLDWTPTQKNGQPAILNFWLLNALESMQKLCAENGIGGDAKMYAERAAKVRKAITDNLLRKDGLISDGILPDGKLNPETGVHAQVLARMCNIEGFDFEKAKNEILLPYIKGEKTFKAPPSAFWTVYVIKVMCDAGYNREVYEYIKRNWENYTKYGTTFEDFKEKPWNTHSHAWSAHPVFMLPQILGGVKQEAAGWTKISFKPNFFEDYAKVVYPTPQGDIKVEWRKNADGTFSSKIEKPKGVDIVK; encoded by the coding sequence ATGATAAAAAACGCAATTCTGCTTGCCGCAGCCGCCGCGACCCTCGCCGCGCCGCTTTTTGCGGTTGAAAACAAATTCACGCCGATAAAGGAAACGCCCGCAATTTGGAGCAACATTCCCGAATCGCTCAAATCGGCAAAATGGCTGTGGGACAAATACCCCGCGGCTTTCGCCGAAATCGTAAACACATACTGTGTGGGGCGCAAAACTTTCGACCTCGACGCAGTTCCGAAAAAAGCCCCGCTTTTCATCACAGCAGACCAGTCTTACAGGCTCTTCATTAACGGCAAATTCGTGTGCTCCGGCCCCGCGCGCGGCTACCAGCACTCGTGGCCTTTCGACGAAATAGATGTTGCCAAATACCTCAAAAAAGGCAAAAACATAATCGCCGTCCGCGCCTACAACGCGGGGCGCAGCACATTCGGCTACATCACGCAGGGACGCGCGGGCTTCATCTTCGCGCTTGAACTCGGCAACGGCAAAAACATTTTGTCGGACGGCAAGGTAAAAGTGCGCCGCCAAAGCGGCTGCGACAGAAACACCGCCCAATTCACAATCCAGCTGAACAATCAGGAGCACATCGACCTGCGCGTTGAAAATCCCGACTGGATAAACGCCGACTTCGACGACTCCGGCTGGAACACCCCCCAATGCTTCCACTACAATATCATGCCCTACTACTCGATGGAGTCGCGCATGATTCCAATGTTGGAGGAATTTGAAATCTTCCCGACCGCCCTCGTCTCTCGCGGCGAGGGGAAATCTGGGTCGAACGCCGAACGCGTGTTCGACGTCGCAAAGCTCATCGGCGAAGAAAACGTCCCGCACGTCATGAAGACCGAAAACGTCAAGAGCGTCGAGGCAAAGCCGAGCAAGGACGCCGTGCAGTCGTTCGTTTTCGACATGGGCAGAATGCAGGTCGGCATGCCGATTCTTAAAGTGGAAGGCGCGAAAGGCGGGGAAATCGTCGATATCCTGACGACTGAAATCCTCAAAAACGGAACGGGACTGTCAACAGGCGGCTCCTCCCCCGCCTACGGAAACAGGCTCGTCTGCCGCGCTGGCGACCAAACCCACCAGTTCTACAACATCATGGGCGTCCGCTACATGACAATCAGGGTAAGAAACAATCCAGACTCGACGCTTAAAATCACGCCGTCTCTCATGTGGAGCGCGTACCCGCTCGGCGACAGGGGCAAATTCGAAACCTCAAACGCCCTCGTCAACGAAATCTGGAAAACCTGCAAACACACCCAGAAAATATGCTCGCTCGACGCCTACGTCGATACCCCATACCGCGAACAGGCGCAGTGGTGGGGCGACGCCCGCGTACAGTCGTGGAACACATTCTTCATTTCGGGCGACGCGCGTCTGATGCGCCGCGGCATTCGCTCAATCTCGATGCAAAAAGCCCCCAACGGGCTTACCTACGGGCACGCTCCGACAATGGCGCACTCCTGCATTCTGCCCGACTTCGCCCTGACGTGGATTCTCACCGTCTACGACCACTACTGGCAGACGGGCAACCCCGAAGCCTACCTCTCGCACAAAGACACGGTGGCCTCCATTCTCTCGTACTTCGACGGAATCACCAACCCCAAGACGGGGCTTGCCGAATTCGATCCCCGCTACTGGCTCTTCCTCGACTGGACTCCCACGCAGAAAAACGGACAGCCCGCAATCCTGAATTTCTGGCTGCTCAACGCGCTCGAAAGCATGCAAAAGCTCTGCGCCGAAAACGGAATCGGCGGCGACGCCAAAATGTACGCAGAACGCGCCGCAAAAGTCCGCAAGGCAATCACCGACAACCTGCTCAGGAAAGACGGCCTGATTTCCGACGGCATTCTGCCCGACGGCAAACTCAACCCCGAAACGGGCGTCCACGCGCAGGTGCTCGCACGCATGTGCAACATAGAGGGCTTCGACTTCGAAAAGGCGAAAAACGAAATCCTACTGCCCTACATCAAGGGCGAAAAAACATTCAAAGCTCCGCCGTCCGCGTTCTGGACCGTGTACGTCATCAAAGTCATGTGCGACGCAGGCTACAACCGCGAAGTCTACGAATACATCAAACGCAACTGGGAAAACTACACAAAATACGGCACGACATTCGAAGACTTCAAGGAAAAGCCGTGGAACACGCACTCGCACGCGTGGAGCGCGCACCCGGTGTTCATGCTGCCGCAAATCCTCGGCGGCGTTAAGCAGGAGGCTGCGGGCTGGACGAAAATTTCGTTCAAACCCAATTTCTTCGAAGACTACGCGAAAGTCGTCTACCCCACGCCGCAGGGCGATATAAAAGTGGAATGGCGCAAAAACGCCGACGGCACGTTTTCGAGCAAAATCGAAAAACCCAAAGGCGTGGATATCGTAAAATAG
- the rpsP gene encoding 30S ribosomal protein S16: MALRIRLQRHGSVHNPMYRMVVAESASRRNGKFVENLGLYNPKPRGKDVETQVNLDRVDYWLSVGALPSDTAKTVIKKARLAKAKAE, encoded by the coding sequence ATGGCACTCAGAATAAGATTACAAAGGCACGGCTCCGTGCACAACCCGATGTACCGCATGGTCGTGGCGGAAAGCGCGTCGCGCCGCAACGGAAAATTCGTCGAAAACCTCGGCCTCTACAACCCGAAGCCGCGCGGCAAAGACGTCGAAACACAGGTCAACCTCGACCGCGTAGACTACTGGCTGAGCGTTGGCGCTCTCCCCAGCGACACGGCAAAGACCGTCATCAAGAAGGCGCGTCTGGCAAAGGCAAAGGCGGAATAA
- the trmD gene encoding tRNA (guanosine(37)-N1)-methyltransferase TrmD — protein sequence MAAHLKIDFLTLFPKMLEGFLSESMLGRAQEAGILDIKVHNIRDWATSKHKNTDDRPFGGGPGMLMKPEPVFAAIEELQTPNCTRIYMCPDGEKFSPKHAAEFAEAGHLIILSGHYEGIDQRIRDCLIDREISIGDYVLTNGTLPAAVVADATARYVKGVLGEENSLTFDSFNDNLLSFPQYTRPASFRGMDVPEVLMSGDHQKIAEWRRARQIEKTKERRADILNQKEEKQ from the coding sequence ATGGCAGCGCACCTCAAAATCGACTTCCTTACGCTCTTTCCGAAGATGCTCGAAGGCTTTTTGAGCGAAAGCATGCTCGGACGCGCCCAAGAGGCGGGCATTCTGGACATCAAAGTCCACAATATCCGCGACTGGGCGACATCGAAACACAAGAATACCGACGACCGCCCCTTCGGAGGAGGCCCCGGAATGCTGATGAAGCCCGAACCCGTGTTCGCCGCCATTGAGGAACTCCAAACACCGAACTGCACAAGAATCTACATGTGCCCCGACGGCGAAAAATTTTCGCCCAAACACGCGGCGGAATTCGCCGAGGCGGGTCATCTGATAATTCTGAGCGGACACTACGAAGGCATTGACCAACGCATTCGGGACTGTCTCATAGACAGGGAAATCTCGATAGGAGACTACGTTCTTACGAACGGCACACTCCCAGCGGCGGTCGTTGCGGATGCTACGGCGCGGTATGTCAAAGGCGTTTTGGGTGAAGAAAATTCCTTGACCTTCGATTCGTTTAACGACAACCTCCTGTCGTTTCCACAATATACAAGACCGGCGTCGTTTAGGGGAATGGACGTTCCCGAAGTGCTGATGTCGGGCGACCACCAAAAAATCGCGGAGTGGAGACGCGCAAGACAAATCGAAAAGACAAAAGAACGCAGAGCAGACATTTTAAATCAGAAAGAAGAAAAACAATGA
- a CDS encoding ElyC/SanA/YdcF family protein — MRRVFKVVFVLLAAFALAGLGLFAAANLAIASYGVSDSLDNVLPRKYALLLGTSKFTRSGMVNPYYRYRIVAAVELYKAGKVKKIIASGDNSSKYYNEPATMRDDLAAAGVPKDDILMDFAGFRTLDSVARCKSKFGVEDPLIITQAYHAKRALYLADRLGLCGAAAYAAKAPDSASYRLRNELRESLARTLAFLDTSVFGTRPKFED; from the coding sequence ATGCGGCGCGTGTTCAAAGTGGTGTTCGTTTTGCTCGCGGCGTTCGCGCTTGCGGGGTTAGGGCTGTTTGCGGCGGCAAACCTTGCGATTGCCTCATACGGGGTTTCCGACTCTCTCGACAACGTGCTTCCGCGCAAATATGCGCTTCTTTTGGGTACGTCGAAGTTCACGCGCAGCGGCATGGTGAACCCGTATTACAGGTACAGGATTGTCGCGGCGGTAGAGCTGTACAAGGCGGGGAAGGTGAAAAAGATAATCGCAAGCGGCGATAATTCCTCCAAGTACTACAACGAACCCGCCACCATGCGCGACGACCTCGCCGCGGCGGGCGTCCCGAAGGACGACATTTTAATGGATTTTGCGGGCTTCCGCACGCTCGATTCCGTCGCGCGGTGCAAGTCGAAATTCGGCGTTGAAGACCCCCTTATAATCACGCAGGCGTACCACGCAAAACGCGCCCTCTATTTGGCGGACAGGCTGGGGCTCTGCGGCGCGGCGGCGTATGCGGCAAAAGCCCCCGACAGCGCGTCGTACAGGCTGCGGAACGAACTGCGAGAGTCGCTCGCAAGGACGTTGGCTTTTTTGGATACCTCCGTTTTCGGCACGCGCCCGAAGTTCGAAGACTGA
- the rplS gene encoding 50S ribosomal protein L19, which yields MNQDLLKEITKDQIKADMTKFKVGDGVKVHTKVREGDKERIQIFAGIVIARKGSGIHETFTVRRISYGEGVERVFPVNSPNIAKIEVDRESVPMRARLYYLRDRIGKEASKVKEARLAQ from the coding sequence ATGAACCAAGACTTGTTGAAAGAAATCACAAAAGACCAAATCAAAGCCGACATGACCAAATTCAAGGTCGGAGACGGCGTTAAGGTACACACGAAAGTACGCGAAGGCGACAAGGAACGTATCCAGATTTTCGCAGGCATCGTAATCGCCCGCAAGGGTAGCGGAATCCACGAAACATTCACGGTTCGCCGCATTTCCTACGGCGAAGGCGTTGAACGCGTGTTCCCCGTAAACTCGCCCAACATCGCAAAGATTGAAGTAGACCGCGAATCCGTCCCGATGCGCGCCCGCCTCTACTACTTGCGCGACCGTATCGGCAAGGAAGCTTCCAAGGTTAAGGAAGCGCGTCTTGCCCAATAA